AGCTGGGAGAGCACCACGTTCGCAACGTGGGGGTCGAGGGTTCGAATCCCTTGTGCTCCACTGATTCAATCAGAATTTATGGGCCGAAACATGTCCTGCCGTTTTCTTGTCGAGGGTTCGCACGTACAAAAGCAATAATAAAGTTCCGAGCTTAGCTCGGAACAAGTAGCATTGATCGTCAGAATGAAATGACAATCCCTTGTGCTCCACTGGCCCCGCGCCTACTTTTTTCCAGTGTAGTCGAGGGGTCGTCAGCCTTTGATCTCCCCCTCGCCGAAGAGCCTTATCACGCCGAACTCGCCGTCGAACCCGGCCTCGCGGATCACCTCGCCCCTCCGCAGCCTCGATATCGCCTCGGCTAGCAGCGGCTGCCCGGTCCGCGATATATCCTCGAGCGGTACCTCCGTGAGGATGGCGATCTCCGGCCCGAGCTTCGGCACGAGCGAATCATAGACCTTGATCACAGACTTCGTGGCAGCGCCCCTGCGCATTATCTCCGAGATGATCTCCACCAGCGGAACGAGGCTGGTGACGCTGCCCGCTGTCGAAGGCAACCTCTCGCCCTCCACCCTGTCCGCAAGATCGTCCACGCGATGCATCACCCCGATCGTGAGGTCCCTTTTGCACACAGGACACAGGCCCTTGTTCGCCTTCGTCTCCTGCGGAGATAGGCGCACATCGCACTTGCGGTGCCCGTCGAGGTGGTATTTGCCCTCCTCAGGGAAAAACTCCACGGTGCCGACGTAACCCTCGCCGCATCTCAACGCATTCAGGATGGATCCGTAGTCCATGCCGCAGTCTAAGATGCACGCCTCGCGGCCGAGTTTGGCGGGCGAATGCGCGTCCGAGTTGGAGACGAGCCTGAACCTGTCGAGGGACGAGACGCGCCGGTTCATCATGGGGTCGGAGGAGAGCCCTGTCTCGACCGCAAACACATGCGAGGCGAGGTCCCCATAGCATTCGTCTATGGAATCGAAACCGGATTTGGAGCCAAGCGCAGAGAACCACGGCGTCCAGATATGCGCGGGTATCAGGAATGAATCAGGGTCGCTCCCGAGCACAATCTCCAAAAGGTTGCGGGAATCCATCCCCAGGATAGGCCTGCCGTCGGAAGAGATGTTACCTATCCTGCCCAAAGCCTGGGATATTTTTTCCGCGGCCTCAAGCGAAGGCGCACAGATAACGTGGTGGACCTTTCGCGTGAGATCGCCCTTCTTATAGATGGTCGAGATCTCCACCGAGAGGATGAACCTCGTGCCGGAGTTATCGCCGCGCAGGGTGAATAGCCCGCTCCCGTCGCCCGATAGCTTCTGCCTGATTTCCTTAAACCACGCCGGATGCGTGAAGTCGCCCGTGCCCACGACCGCGAGTCCCTTCTTGCCGGCCCACAAGGCCAGGTTTTCAAGATCGCAGTTGCGCGCGGTCGCGCGCGAGTATTTCGAGTGAACGTGGATGTCTGCGTAGAATCTCAACCGCCCCCCTGTCTGCGCCCGAGCGCTCTGCCAAGTCAATTCGCCTTGTCATATCAACAGTTAGATGTTAAAGCGCCCATCCGCTTATGTCACATTTCAGCCAAAATATCCACTTCGCCGAGATCGGATCCACCCACGCGTATGCGCTGAAGATGGGCGCCCTGTTGCCCGACCTCGCGCTCGTCACCGCTGACTTCCAGACAGACGGCCGCGGCAGATCCGGCCGCGCCTGGCAGGCCCCCCGGGGCGAGGCCATCCTCTTCTCGATGATATTGAAGCCCCGGATATCTCCCGACCAGGCAGCGCTCGTGACGCCGATCATGTCGCTGGCCATAGCCCAGGCCCTTGCCAGCAGCGGCGTCGACCCCTCGATCAGATGGCCCAACGACGTCGTGGTGAAGGGAAACAAGATCGCGGGAGTGCTGGCCCAGGCCTCGCTCGACGGCGACAGCCTGAGATTCATCGTCGCCGGTGCCGGGATAAACGTGAACCAATCCAGGGAATGGCTTTCCTCCATAGACCGGCCGGCCACGTCTCTCCTGGCTGAGACGGGCAAAATGCATGAACCCGCCATGATCATGGACACCGTGATCTCGGAATT
This sequence is a window from bacterium. Protein-coding genes within it:
- a CDS encoding biotin--[acetyl-CoA-carboxylase] ligase, with amino-acid sequence MSHFSQNIHFAEIGSTHAYALKMGALLPDLALVTADFQTDGRGRSGRAWQAPRGEAILFSMILKPRISPDQAALVTPIMSLAIAQALASSGVDPSIRWPNDVVVKGNKIAGVLAQASLDGDSLRFIVAGAGINVNQSREWLSSIDRPATSLLAETGKMHEPAMIMDTVISEFLKLYAMFLETGFDSIWAKWSERSSMRGRSISLDLGAKIVKGLVRGFSRDGSIIIEDDQGELSCHRSGEVIRLEEANERRFG